AAAATATTACCGTAATATTTTCTGATCGGGTGAATCTTTTATTTGATAATTCCTCATTATTATTAATCAATTGTTTGCTTTCCTGAACAATTGAACTCAAATTATTTTTAATGTCTTCAAATAACCTGTCAGTTTGAGAATTAATATTAAAAATATCATTATTCAGGCTCTTAATTATTTGAGCTTTTGATTGATTATTGTTTAGATTTAGATTTTCAACAAAATAATTATCAATATTCAACAAGTTCCCTTTTTTATCAATAATTAAATTAAATTTCTTTAAATAATCATTCTTATATAATGCAATACTTTCTTTAAAAAGTTCATTTAATTCATTTAATTCATTTACATCTTTAAAATCACTTTTTTGGGTGAAAATCTTCTTTGAGTTTTCATTAATTCCTTGCACATAGTTTTCATGTTCCGATTTTAGTGATTCGTACTCATTATAATTTTGTGTGTTTATAATTCTTTGCAGCAATAAATAATCTGTATTAATAAGTATTAAACTTTCGTTTAAATATGTTTGATCTTTATAAAGATTTTTTGAAAAATTGTTGAGATTATGAAGTTTGTTTAGAATGATTATTTCTCTAACTCCTGAAATCAGTACAATAAGAGAAATCAAACTAAAACTGACTAAAAGTATTACTCGAATATTTATTTTTCTCATCCGGTAAAAATTTTCAGATGTTATTATTCAAAATGATAAATTTATAAAATAAAAATAAGATTTGAACAAAATCGAAAGTATAATTTATAAAAAACAAAAAAACAGGCAGTTTTGCCTGTTTAGAATTCTTTAGGAACGAATAAGTAATAACTTATAAGTCCTTACTTGTTTTTATGAATTTCTTTCTGAAAATTATAATTAAAACAACACCACAAAAAATCATTGAATCTGCAAAATTAAAAACCGGACTGAAAAATGTAAAATTCTGACCACCCAGACGAGGAATCCATGCCGGATATGTTCCGTTAAACATTGGGAAATAGAACATGTCAACAACATGTCCATATAGAAAACCGGTATATCCTCCGCCCTCAGGCATAAAAGTCGCTTCCATACCGGATCTAAAACCTGATTCGCTGAATATCAATCCGTAAAATGCACTGTCTAAAATATTCCCGACTGCTCCTGTAAGTATTAAAGCAACGCTAAAAACAGCTATATTAGAATATTTCTGTTTTGCAATTGTGTACAAATACCATATAAGTGCTGTTATTGCAATTAATCTGAAAATACTTAAAACTAATTTTCCGGTATCACCGCCAAAAATAAAACCAAAAGCCATTCCGGGATTTTCCGTAAAATGAATACGAGCCCATTTACCAAATATATATATTTCCTCTCCGAGAAACATATTTGATTTGATCCATATCTTAATGGTCTGATCAATAACTAATAATAAAAAAACTATAAGTAATGATTTTTTAAATAAAGTCATTTCGTTTTAATTATTATTGGTTTATTTTGGCTTCAATACACAATGTTGCATGTGGTACTGCTTTAAGTCTCTCTTTTGAAATCAAACTTCCTGTTTGTCTGCAAATACCGTATGTTTTATTTTCAATACGTACTAATGCTGCTTCCAAATGAGAAATAAATTTCAGTTGCCTTTGAGCAAGTCTGCCTGTATGTTCTCTTGATAAGGTGTTTGCTCCTTCTTCTAAAACTTTAAATGTTGGTGAAGTATCCTGAATATCATTGGAGTCTTCGTGTGATAATGTACTTTTAAGCAATTGATAATCTTTTTTTGCTCTTTCTAACTTCACTTCAATAATCTCTTTAAATTCTAATAATTCATCATCAGAATATCGCGATTTCTTTTGTTTATTCTCTTCAGACATAATATTATGTTTTATGTTACTATCTTTATATATCTTTTTTTATAACTATTTTTGTTGAAACTCCTTCTTCAATTTCAACATCATTTATAATTTCAGGTTTTTCTTTAAAATCAGTTAATATATTAATCTTTTTTGCTAAAACTTGAGATTTAATATATGACTGATGATTATTCACGGCTTTATCTATCTCTTTATGACTGATAATATCAATTATAATTGTATCAGTTACTTCAAATCCGGAATCTTTTCTGATATTCTGAACTTTATTTACAATTTCTCTTGCAATTCCTTCTTCTCTCAAATCTTTAGTGATTTTTGTATCTAATGCAACAGTTAAGTTTCCTTTATTAACAGCAAGTAAACCGGGAATATCTTCAGTAATAATTTGGACTTCATCTATCTGAAGATTAATATCTTCTCCTTCAATCTCAATGTTATATTTTCCTTCTTTTTCAAAAGTAGTGATTTGTTTCTGTGAAAATTTGCTTAGCTCATTTGCAATATTCTTGACCAATTTACCATATTTTTTTCCCATTACACGAAAATCGGGCTTCAAGTTTTTAACAATTATTCCGCTGCTGTCTTTTAAATATTCAATTTCTTTAACGTTAATTTCAGTTAAAATAATATTTTTTACTGCATCAACTTTAGATTGAAATCCGTTATTCAGTGCAGGAATCATTATTTTTTGAAGCGGTTGTCTTACTTTTATTTTGCTTTTTCTCCTTAAACTCAATGATAATGAGGATATTTGTTGAGCCAATTCCATTCTTTCTTCCAAATTCTTATCCACAAATTCTTTCTGAAATATGGGGAATGAAGAAATATGAACGGAATCATTATCTTTTCCGGTAACCTTATTCAAATCTGTAAATAATCTGTCTGAATAAAACGGAGCAATTGGAGACATCAGTTTAGCAACAGTTTCCAAACAAGTATATAACGTTTGATATGCAGAAATCTTATCAGTATCATATTCTTGTCCCCAAAATCTTTTTCTGTTTAAGCGAACATACCAATTACTTAAATTATCAATAACAAAATTTTGTATTAGTCTTCCGGCTGAAGTCGGTTCATAATTGTCATACGATTCTCCAACTTCTTTTCCCAAAGTATTTAGTAATGAAAGAATCCACTTGTCAATTTCGGGTCGTTCATTGTGTGAAATCTCTTTTTCATTATATTCAAAACAGTCAAGATTTGCATATAAAGCATAGAAAGAATATGTATTATATAATGTGCCGAAAAATTTGCGTTTTACTTCTTCAATTCCGCCAATATCAAACTTTAAATTATCCCACGGTCTGGCATTGGTGAGCATATACCA
Above is a genomic segment from Bacteroidales bacterium containing:
- a CDS encoding TraR/DksA C4-type zinc finger protein, with translation MSEENKQKKSRYSDDELLEFKEIIEVKLERAKKDYQLLKSTLSHEDSNDIQDTSPTFKVLEEGANTLSREHTGRLAQRQLKFISHLEAALVRIENKTYGICRQTGSLISKERLKAVPHATLCIEAKINQ
- a CDS encoding lipoprotein signal peptidase, whose translation is MTLFKKSLLIVFLLLVIDQTIKIWIKSNMFLGEEIYIFGKWARIHFTENPGMAFGFIFGGDTGKLVLSIFRLIAITALIWYLYTIAKQKYSNIAVFSVALILTGAVGNILDSAFYGLIFSESGFRSGMEATFMPEGGGYTGFLYGHVVDMFYFPMFNGTYPAWIPRLGGQNFTFFSPVFNFADSMIFCGVVLIIIFRKKFIKTSKDL